From a region of the Listeria monocytogenes ATCC 19117 genome:
- a CDS encoding rhodanese-related sulfurtransferase, translating to MSDYQVLLYYKYTTIDDPETFAKEHLAACKEMGLKGRILVATEGINGTVSGTVEATNKYMDYMANDARFADMVFKIDAADAHAFKKMHVRPRAEIVSLSLEEDVNPLEVTGTYLEPSEFREALLDEDTVILDARNDYEFDIGHFRGAVRPDIQNFRELPGWIEDNREQLADKKIVTYCTGGIRCEKFSGWLKTAGFDDVSQLHGGIATYGKNEETKGELWDGQMYVFDERIAVPINQVNPTIVGKDYFDGTPCERYINCANPYCNKQILASIENEKKYLRSCSHDCRVHPANLYTKNLSKEEFTERLQAIDETLPEMVQ from the coding sequence ATGAGTGACTATCAAGTGTTGTTATATTACAAATACACAACGATTGATGATCCAGAAACTTTTGCAAAAGAGCATCTTGCTGCTTGCAAAGAAATGGGATTAAAAGGCCGAATTTTGGTGGCTACTGAGGGGATTAATGGCACCGTTTCGGGTACAGTAGAAGCAACAAACAAATATATGGATTATATGGCAAACGATGCTCGCTTCGCTGATATGGTATTTAAAATTGACGCGGCTGATGCTCATGCTTTTAAGAAAATGCATGTACGGCCTCGTGCTGAAATTGTTAGTTTAAGTTTAGAAGAAGATGTTAATCCTTTAGAAGTTACAGGGACTTATTTAGAGCCTTCTGAGTTTCGTGAAGCATTGTTGGATGAAGATACGGTTATTTTAGACGCTAGAAATGATTATGAATTTGATATCGGTCATTTCCGCGGCGCTGTTCGTCCAGATATTCAAAATTTCCGTGAGTTACCAGGATGGATTGAAGATAATCGCGAGCAACTTGCTGATAAAAAAATCGTCACTTACTGTACTGGTGGTATTCGTTGTGAGAAATTTTCCGGTTGGTTAAAAACAGCGGGTTTTGATGATGTAAGTCAACTTCACGGCGGGATTGCGACTTACGGTAAAAACGAAGAAACCAAAGGGGAACTTTGGGACGGCCAAATGTACGTTTTTGATGAAAGAATCGCGGTTCCGATTAACCAAGTAAACCCTACTATCGTTGGGAAAGATTACTTTGACGGCACGCCTTGCGAACGTTACATCAATTGTGCTAACCCGTATTGCAATAAGCAAATCCTAGCTTCTATCGAAAATGAGAAAAAATATTTGCGTAGTTGTTCGCATGATTGCCGCGTTCATCCCGCAAATCTTTATACGAAAAATTTATCTAAAGAAGAATTCACTGAACGTCTTCAAGCAATCGATGAAACTTTACCAGAAATGGTTCAATAA
- a CDS encoding YitT family protein, protein MSYVQINESFMEELALKKVKQERRKRLKWFVYKFLMITFGAILMGVGLELFLVNNRILDGGVVGISIIISQLTPLPLGVLTFVLNIPFFIIGYRKIGKVFALFTLYGIAVMSIVTLVLHDMDPVTDDLLLATVFGGMTLGLGVGLVIRNGGALDGTEIISIIINGRTPFSTGQIIMFINIVIFIVAGLVFNWDRAMYSLITYFLAYKVIDIVIQGVDESKSAFIISRYYEEIGAEIMEQLGKGVTYLDATGGYSGDVRKVVFVIVSRFEEVKVKAILDEIDPDAFLAVGGSMSEVRGGKLMNTKTPHL, encoded by the coding sequence GTGAGCTATGTGCAAATAAATGAATCGTTTATGGAAGAACTAGCTTTAAAAAAAGTAAAACAAGAACGCAGGAAAAGGTTGAAGTGGTTTGTTTATAAGTTTTTAATGATTACCTTTGGCGCAATTTTGATGGGGGTTGGGCTGGAACTTTTCCTTGTAAACAACCGAATTTTAGATGGTGGAGTCGTTGGTATTTCGATTATTATTTCGCAACTAACGCCGCTGCCACTAGGGGTTTTAACTTTTGTACTTAATATTCCGTTTTTCATCATAGGTTACCGAAAAATCGGAAAAGTATTTGCGCTGTTTACATTGTACGGAATTGCAGTCATGTCGATTGTAACGCTCGTTTTACACGATATGGATCCAGTGACAGATGATTTACTACTTGCGACTGTTTTTGGCGGAATGACGCTTGGTCTTGGGGTGGGTCTTGTTATTCGTAACGGAGGGGCGCTTGATGGAACAGAAATCATTTCAATCATTATTAACGGTCGGACGCCATTTTCAACAGGACAAATTATTATGTTTATTAATATTGTTATTTTTATCGTTGCTGGACTTGTGTTCAACTGGGATCGAGCGATGTATTCCTTAATTACGTATTTCCTAGCGTATAAAGTAATTGATATTGTTATTCAAGGTGTAGATGAATCGAAAAGTGCTTTTATTATCAGCCGCTATTACGAGGAAATTGGAGCAGAAATTATGGAGCAACTTGGAAAAGGTGTTACATACTTAGATGCAACTGGCGGGTATTCCGGTGATGTAAGAAAAGTAGTTTTCGTTATCGTCTCAAGATTTGAAGAAGTAAAAGTGAAAGCCATTCTGGATGAAATAGATCCAGATGCCTTCTTAGCTGTCGGAGGAAGTATGTCGGAAGTCCGCGGCGGAAAGCTGATGAACACGAAAACACCGCACCTATAA
- a CDS encoding DNA translocase FtsK yields the protein MATQKKKTSGRKKSSTRSKKKQSASFRLEITGVILIAIGVIGLLQLGFVGRGFFALAEMFVGLLSYVLLAGSVILGGYMVIRRKMPHLFSKRLVGIYLIVLGFLTYIHMYFIIHNLGANASVISSTWKLVLENLFRPNQVGFVGGGMIGAVITSVTYFLLDRLGTNLIAVLLIIYGFSLVSGISIRQFFSKIAEFVRYLFAKGKVATEKGKEVKAKRDKKKAEKIVEVEPDEVLDVVDPAQEEKAPPIISNFSSKVEQEKAPVEEKTTKQEQDLEMFQQESFENEIYQLPPVDILAPAKVTDQSKEYDQIKVNAKKLEDTFESFGVKAKITQVHLGPAVTKYEVQPSVGVKVSKIVSLSDDIALALAAKDIRIEAPIPGKSAIGIEVANQNVAMVSLREVLENNPKNNPDEKLQIALGRDISGEAMMASLDKMPHLLVAGATGSGKSVCINGIITSILLRAKPHEVKMMMIDPKMVELNVYNGIPHLLAPVVTNPKKAAQALQKVVAEMERRYDLFSHTGTRNMQGYNDYVKKHNELNEEKQPELPFIVVIVDELADLMMVASNDVEDAITRLAQMARAAGIHLIIATQRPSVDVITGVIKANIPSRIAFAVSSSIDSRTILDMGGAEKLLGRGDMLLLPVGSSKPTRIQGAFLSDAEVEDVVNYVISQQKAQYSEEMIPDDIPEVEGEVTDELYHEAVELVVEMQTASVSMLQRKFRIGYNRAARLIDEMEQRGVVGPYEGSKPRRVNVEINPEHE from the coding sequence ATGGCGACACAAAAGAAAAAAACGAGCGGACGTAAAAAATCGTCAACACGCTCAAAAAAGAAACAATCAGCCTCTTTTCGTTTAGAAATAACAGGGGTTATTTTAATAGCAATAGGAGTTATCGGACTTTTACAATTAGGCTTTGTCGGTCGCGGTTTTTTTGCTCTGGCTGAAATGTTTGTTGGTCTTTTAAGCTATGTATTACTTGCGGGTAGCGTGATACTTGGTGGGTACATGGTGATTAGAAGAAAAATGCCTCACTTATTTAGCAAAAGACTAGTCGGTATTTATCTTATTGTTTTAGGCTTTTTGACATATATACATATGTATTTCATTATCCACAACTTAGGAGCAAATGCCTCCGTTATTTCTAGTACTTGGAAATTAGTATTAGAAAATTTATTTAGACCAAATCAAGTTGGTTTTGTTGGTGGGGGAATGATTGGGGCAGTAATTACCTCCGTTACGTATTTCTTATTAGATAGATTAGGAACGAATTTGATAGCTGTTCTACTTATTATCTATGGTTTTTCCCTTGTATCGGGTATTTCCATCCGGCAATTTTTCTCCAAAATTGCCGAATTTGTTCGTTACTTATTTGCAAAAGGCAAAGTTGCGACCGAAAAAGGCAAAGAAGTGAAAGCGAAACGTGATAAAAAGAAAGCAGAGAAAATAGTTGAGGTTGAGCCTGATGAAGTACTAGATGTAGTAGACCCCGCGCAAGAAGAAAAAGCGCCACCAATCATCTCTAACTTTAGCTCCAAAGTAGAACAAGAAAAAGCACCAGTCGAAGAAAAAACAACCAAACAAGAGCAAGATTTAGAAATGTTTCAGCAAGAATCGTTCGAAAATGAGATTTATCAATTGCCCCCCGTTGATATTTTAGCACCGGCTAAAGTAACGGATCAAAGTAAAGAATATGACCAAATTAAAGTAAACGCAAAAAAATTAGAAGATACCTTTGAAAGCTTCGGAGTGAAAGCAAAAATCACCCAAGTTCATCTTGGCCCTGCAGTGACAAAATATGAAGTACAACCATCTGTCGGTGTTAAAGTGAGCAAGATTGTTTCACTCAGTGATGATATAGCACTTGCTCTAGCAGCAAAAGATATTCGAATTGAAGCGCCAATTCCGGGGAAATCTGCTATTGGAATCGAAGTAGCGAACCAAAATGTAGCCATGGTTTCTTTACGTGAAGTGTTAGAAAACAACCCTAAAAACAATCCAGACGAGAAGCTTCAAATAGCACTTGGTCGTGATATTTCTGGAGAAGCAATGATGGCAAGTCTCGATAAGATGCCTCATTTACTCGTCGCAGGAGCAACTGGTAGCGGGAAATCTGTGTGTATTAATGGTATTATTACAAGCATTTTACTCCGTGCCAAACCACATGAAGTCAAAATGATGATGATTGATCCAAAAATGGTTGAGCTAAATGTCTATAATGGCATTCCACACTTGCTCGCACCAGTTGTTACCAATCCTAAAAAAGCAGCCCAAGCATTGCAAAAAGTCGTTGCGGAAATGGAACGGCGCTATGATTTATTTTCGCATACAGGTACTCGTAATATGCAAGGCTACAATGATTATGTAAAAAAACATAATGAGCTGAACGAAGAAAAACAACCTGAATTGCCTTTTATTGTTGTAATTGTAGATGAGTTAGCTGACTTGATGATGGTAGCTTCCAATGACGTAGAAGATGCGATTACTCGCCTTGCTCAAATGGCACGTGCTGCGGGAATACATTTAATTATCGCAACACAGCGTCCATCAGTAGATGTTATAACCGGCGTAATTAAAGCGAATATCCCGTCTCGAATTGCTTTTGCCGTTTCAAGTTCCATTGATTCAAGAACGATTCTTGATATGGGCGGAGCAGAGAAGTTACTTGGACGAGGCGATATGCTGTTACTTCCAGTTGGCTCTAGTAAACCTACCCGAATTCAAGGCGCTTTTTTATCGGATGCAGAAGTAGAAGATGTAGTTAATTACGTTATTTCGCAACAAAAAGCACAATATAGCGAAGAAATGATTCCTGATGATATTCCAGAAGTCGAAGGAGAAGTAACGGATGAATTGTATCACGAAGCAGTGGAGCTTGTTGTAGAAATGCAGACAGCTTCCGTTTCGATGTTACAAAGAAAATTCCGTATTGGCTATAATCGTGCAGCTAGGTTGATTGATGAAATGGAACAAAGAGGTGTAGTTGGACCTTACGAAGGAAGTAAACCAAGAAGAGTAAATGTGGAAATTAATCCAGAGCATGAATAA
- the proG gene encoding pyrroline-5-carboxylate reductase ProG, protein MAKIGFIGFGSMASLIATKIIETEVATPEELILYSNSKNEHFNQFYNKYPTAKLADNEAEIFTKADHSFVCKLPLAVLPLMKDCAAVLTPDRHVISIAAGVSTSDIIEITPGLQVSKLIPSLTTAVNVGTTLIAHADTVNQANTSWLETTFEHFGHVMTIREENMDIASDLTSSSPGIIAAIFEQFVEAALRRSSLSDAEVFQMINFALAGTSKLLVEEDYTFSGLIERVATKGGITAEGIELSEEQLPQFFDELLDRTQTKYASSKKEIQAQKQDLLL, encoded by the coding sequence ATGGCAAAAATAGGTTTTATTGGTTTTGGAAGTATGGCATCGTTAATTGCGACTAAAATAATAGAAACTGAGGTTGCAACTCCCGAAGAACTCATCCTTTATTCCAATTCAAAAAACGAACATTTCAACCAATTTTATAATAAATATCCAACTGCTAAGCTAGCTGATAACGAAGCCGAAATTTTCACAAAAGCAGATCATAGCTTCGTTTGTAAGTTACCTCTCGCAGTTTTACCACTTATGAAAGATTGTGCTGCGGTATTGACACCTGATCGTCATGTGATTTCTATTGCAGCTGGTGTGAGTACTTCAGATATTATTGAAATCACTCCGGGTTTACAGGTAAGTAAATTAATCCCTTCTCTCACAACTGCTGTTAATGTTGGAACTACTTTGATTGCGCACGCTGACACAGTGAATCAAGCTAACACTTCTTGGTTAGAAACGACATTTGAGCATTTTGGACATGTAATGACTATCCGAGAGGAAAATATGGATATCGCTAGCGATTTAACTAGCTCTTCTCCTGGAATAATTGCTGCTATTTTCGAGCAATTTGTAGAAGCTGCTCTTAGAAGATCTTCATTATCAGATGCGGAAGTATTTCAAATGATTAATTTTGCTTTAGCTGGGACTTCTAAATTATTAGTAGAAGAAGATTACACGTTTAGTGGCTTAATTGAACGCGTTGCTACAAAGGGCGGGATCACTGCTGAAGGCATTGAACTCAGTGAGGAGCAGTTACCCCAATTTTTTGACGAACTCCTTGACCGAACTCAAACAAAATATGCTTCTAGTAAAAAAGAAATTCAAGCACAAAAGCAAGATTTACTTTTATAA
- a CDS encoding BMP family lipoprotein: protein MKKRTFALALSMIIASGVILGACGSSSDDKKSSDDKSSKDFTVAMVTDTGGVDDRSFNQSAWEGLQKFGKANDMEKGTDGYNYLQSASEADYKTNLNTAVRSDYDLIYGIGYKLKDAIEEVSKQKPKNQFAIVDDTIDDRDNVVSIGFKDNDGSYLVGVVAGLTTKTNKVGFVGGVKGTVIDRFEAGFTAGVKAVNPNAQIDVQYANDFAKADKGQQIASSMYSSGVDVIFHAAGGTGNGVFAEAKNLKKKDPSRAVWVIGVDRDQWDEGKVTANDGKDYNVTLTSEIKRVDIAVEDLATRAKAGDFPGGTKIEYGLDKDAVGLSEHQDNISKDVLAKVEEYKQKIVDGDIKVPEKP from the coding sequence GTGAAAAAGCGTACATTTGCTTTAGCACTATCAATGATTATTGCTTCTGGCGTTATCCTAGGTGCTTGTGGTTCGAGTAGCGACGATAAAAAAAGTAGCGATGATAAGAGCAGTAAAGATTTTACAGTAGCAATGGTTACAGATACTGGTGGCGTTGATGACCGTTCGTTTAACCAATCAGCATGGGAAGGCTTACAAAAATTTGGTAAAGCTAACGACATGGAAAAAGGTACAGATGGTTACAACTACTTGCAATCAGCTTCTGAAGCAGACTACAAAACAAACTTAAACACTGCTGTTCGTAGCGATTATGATTTAATTTATGGAATTGGTTACAAACTGAAAGATGCAATTGAAGAAGTTTCTAAACAAAAACCTAAAAATCAATTCGCTATTGTTGATGACACAATTGATGACCGTGATAATGTAGTAAGTATTGGATTTAAAGATAACGATGGTTCTTATCTAGTTGGTGTAGTAGCTGGCTTAACAACAAAAACAAATAAAGTTGGATTTGTTGGTGGAGTAAAAGGAACTGTTATCGACCGTTTTGAAGCTGGTTTCACTGCTGGTGTAAAAGCTGTTAATCCTAACGCACAAATTGATGTGCAATATGCAAACGATTTCGCTAAAGCAGACAAAGGACAACAAATCGCTTCTTCCATGTATTCAAGTGGAGTTGACGTAATTTTCCATGCTGCTGGTGGTACTGGTAACGGTGTCTTTGCAGAAGCTAAAAACCTGAAGAAAAAAGATCCTAGCCGTGCTGTTTGGGTAATCGGTGTTGACCGTGACCAATGGGACGAAGGAAAAGTTACAGCAAACGATGGCAAAGATTACAATGTAACTCTTACATCTGAAATCAAACGTGTTGATATCGCTGTAGAAGACCTTGCAACTCGTGCTAAAGCTGGAGATTTCCCAGGCGGAACTAAAATTGAATACGGTCTTGATAAAGATGCTGTAGGGCTTTCTGAACATCAAGATAATATTTCTAAAGACGTTCTTGCTAAAGTAGAAGAGTACAAACAAAAAATCGTTGATGGGGACATTAAAGTTCCAGAAAAACCTTGA
- a CDS encoding ABC transporter ATP-binding protein: MDFVIEMLGIRKEFSGFVANDNITLQLKQGEIHALLGENGAGKSTLMNVLFGLYEPDGGEIRVRGTKENINSPNKANELGIGMVHQHFMLVDKFTVAENIILGKEPSKLGVIEKKKAIEEIKEISDRYGLRVDPNAVVRDISIGMQQRVEILKTLYRGADILIFDEPTAVLTPQEIKELIQIMRSLIKEGKSIILITHKLKEIMDVCDRVTVIRRGKGMGTVNVPETTPQDLANLMVGREVVFTTEKIDAKPGKDVLEVKDLVVKESRGVESVRGLNLTVRAGEIVGIAGVDGNGQSELISAIAGLSKVTSGSILLNGEHIENKKPRKITEAGLGHIPEDRHKHGLVLEMSLGENIALQTYYKKPISSKGFLNHKAMYDFARELIEEYDVRASSEYVAAKSLSGGNQQKAIIAREIHRNPDFLIAAQPTRGLDVGAIEFIHRRLIEQRDNGKAVLLMSFELDEIMNVSDRIAVIYEGKIVAIVDPKETTEQELGLMMAGSSKQEAEMGEKEHV; encoded by the coding sequence GTGGACTTTGTTATTGAAATGTTAGGAATCAGGAAGGAATTCTCTGGATTTGTAGCAAATGATAACATTACCTTACAGTTAAAGCAGGGAGAAATTCATGCTTTGTTAGGTGAGAATGGCGCAGGTAAATCTACGCTAATGAATGTCTTGTTTGGTTTATATGAACCAGATGGTGGCGAAATTCGTGTTCGTGGTACGAAAGAAAATATCAATAGCCCGAACAAAGCAAATGAGCTTGGAATCGGAATGGTCCATCAACATTTCATGTTAGTGGATAAATTCACGGTTGCAGAAAACATCATCCTTGGTAAAGAGCCAAGCAAACTCGGTGTTATCGAAAAGAAAAAAGCGATTGAAGAAATTAAAGAAATTTCTGATCGTTACGGCTTACGCGTTGATCCAAATGCAGTTGTACGAGATATTTCAATCGGTATGCAACAACGTGTGGAAATTCTAAAAACGCTTTACCGTGGTGCAGATATCTTGATTTTTGATGAACCAACAGCTGTTTTGACACCCCAAGAAATCAAAGAATTAATCCAAATTATGCGTTCCCTTATTAAAGAAGGCAAATCCATCATTTTAATCACACATAAACTAAAAGAAATCATGGATGTTTGTGACCGTGTAACTGTTATTCGCCGTGGTAAAGGTATGGGTACTGTTAATGTTCCGGAAACAACACCACAAGATTTGGCTAATTTAATGGTTGGTCGTGAAGTGGTCTTTACAACAGAGAAAATAGATGCCAAACCTGGCAAAGATGTTTTAGAAGTAAAAGATTTAGTTGTGAAAGAAAGCCGCGGAGTTGAAAGTGTTCGTGGACTTAATTTGACTGTCAGAGCTGGCGAAATCGTCGGAATAGCTGGAGTCGATGGTAATGGTCAGAGTGAACTTATTTCAGCGATTGCAGGTCTTTCTAAAGTAACTAGTGGTAGTATTCTTCTTAATGGCGAGCATATCGAAAACAAAAAACCTCGTAAAATTACGGAAGCTGGTTTAGGACATATTCCAGAAGACCGTCATAAACATGGTTTAGTACTCGAAATGTCTCTAGGAGAAAATATTGCTTTACAAACATATTATAAAAAACCTATTTCTAGCAAAGGCTTCTTAAATCATAAAGCAATGTACGACTTTGCGCGTGAGTTAATTGAAGAATACGATGTTCGTGCAAGTAGCGAATACGTAGCAGCAAAATCGCTTTCTGGTGGTAACCAACAAAAAGCAATTATTGCAAGGGAGATACACCGTAATCCAGATTTCTTAATTGCGGCTCAGCCAACACGTGGACTAGATGTTGGAGCAATTGAATTCATTCATAGACGCTTGATTGAACAACGAGATAATGGAAAAGCTGTTTTACTTATGTCGTTCGAATTAGATGAAATCATGAATGTAAGTGACCGTATTGCGGTTATATACGAAGGGAAAATCGTTGCTATTGTTGATCCGAAAGAAACAACGGAGCAAGAACTTGGTCTGATGATGGCTGGTTCATCCAAACAGGAAGCGGAAATGGGGGAGAAAGAGCATGTCTAA